The genomic interval CCATCGAAGGCCAACAAGGTCTCTCAAGCCATCCTCCGCGAACTCAGCTCTTTGCTCTTCAAGTAAATCCTTCTTCTCATGCTTTCTTTGAATCTCTCCGTGCATTTGTTAGAATTCATCCGAATTGCGACTTTGGTTGCCTGTAAGAACTAAAATGGATTATAGAGCTTGTTTGGAGCTCGAGGGTAAACTGATTTTATGCGATGGAGCAACAACATGTAGAGATAAATGCACTTTTCAGTAGGCGTTCTGGATATGTGGATGTGATGTTTCCactgattaaaatttttcaacgAGGGTATGAATATGAACTTGGAAAACGTTAATTTTGTACTTCTTTTAGGTTAATTGCGGTCTGCTTTTGAGAGCTTAAGATGGATAACTGATCTACTGGTTGTCATTTGGATATTTACTATGATTCTTACTCACACAAAGGAGTTGGGGGGATAACTGCTAGCCATATTGGTAGCTTTTTACTTAGTTCTCAATGTGGTTTATGTGGCAGGTTTAATGAAACTTTTGATGGTGTTGTATTGGCTTATGATGTTAATGTTCAAAGTAAAAAGGCGAAGATTCTCCCCGGCGTTCATCCTTACTTTGGCGTGAAACTAACAGCAAAATTGTTACTTTTCCATCCAAAGCCAGATATGCTTTTAGGTAGTTCTGTTATTACCCTTCGTATAATTTACTGGACTTGCTTTTGTGGTATGTATTTGAGGTCTTTCCATTACTTATTGAGTTGTGAGGACACAAATTGCTTGATAATAACACCAGTGAATGtatggttttgttttatatcctttttttttGGTATCCACTAATTTGTTCAATTTCCTTTGTATGTTCTTTTGTCTGGCATTGTCCATTGTTTAATGTTGTTCTTTTCTGTTCCCTCCTGTAATTTTCAGACGGGAAGGTAGTTAAACTTGGCCAGCAATCGATTCATGTAATTGTTCTTGGTTTTTCTGCTGCTGTCATAACGGAGGAAGACATTCGTGAAGAATTCAAATATAAAGTTGTGAGTACTTTTTGACTGTTGCTTCTAGAGATGATATATTTTCTGGTTTTACAGGTTGATAGCTAATGATAAACCTTTCATTAtctttggttctttttttgTTGCAGAAACATGGTCAAGAAGTATTTGTTAGTGCATCTCACAAGCGGCATAAGATAAAAGTTGGAACCATTTTACGTTTCTTAGTCAAGAGGCGAGTTCTTATATTTGTTTATCCAAGTAGCTGTTCATGTGTTTCTTTTGGCATGCTCCATTTAAATATGACTGCCCTGTCCCTTGGTCGTGATTGGATATACTGTAAGAGAGTTCTAAGGGATGGTTTCATAGTTTGCTAGTGATGGATTTATTTGATTAGGAGAGAAAGCTGGGACCATGCAATGGATATGATATTCTAGTGATGAGGCAGAACAGTAGCCaccaatacacacacacacacacagagaacACCCCTGGTCCAGGTTCTCTTGTTGCGGTCATACACCTCAACAATGAATCTTGGAGAATGATGCTTTGGATGTTTATGATGTCAAGTTGTGTGTTTTTGTGGTAGTTTGACTCCAAAGAAACAAAACTTCAtgttatcaataaataattaatcttCTGATTGGAACCTAATTAATCCCAGAATTGCAAAAAATTGGAAGGAGACCTTCCCAACAATTGATGATCAGATGAAACCCTAGAAAATCCAATAATGGAGACATGCTAAGCACATCTCTTCGGTAACAGATAGAGATCCCCCCAATTGCAAGCCTTTAAActtaagaaagataagaaaagaaagagaagaataaCATTAAACCAAAGACTTTTTTCTCACTGAAGTAGCCCTTACCATCAGAAGCAAAAATATAAATGCCTAGACAAATCCTTTCccctctttccttctctttctcggCAATtaggtttttttgtttttttaaacaGTTCGATTTTTTTTCCCTATTGGTTTTCCCTGCAATTTACATGCAATCACCTGCCAGCTCCACGAAAGCAAATGCCATGCCATCTGGTTGCTTGCACGCTCAACATTTTTAAGTCAGCATGTTAACAGTtggttaaatatttaaatggaaattagATGTTGGAACACAATTGTAACAGATTTTAAGGTTCAGAATAAATCTAGAAAACACATTAAAGTTTGAGTATTTTTTGTCATTCACCCCCAAAATATGTAAAACATATCCCCCCTTTTGGTTAAATGtaaagatattttttcagatccaaaagtttgagagggcttAACATGCCAGATTATTCTGTTTACTTTTAAGAAAGATATATACTGTACTTTGTTTTAAGTATTTAACATAGATGCAATGCATGTATGACTTGAAGTTTGATGCCATTGCCTTCTTCCTTCTGCTTTATTCTTCATGTTATCTGTTAGTTATAATTCCCTTATATCATAGCTCATGTAAGTTTAGGATAAGGAGTTCATATTGTTTTAACCTTGTAGCTTCAACGAAGAGATACTCCATATATCTGGATCTTTGCTCCCAGCTCACACAGGAAGTGTCAAATGGTTGACTAAGAATATGGATGAATGGTCTCATTCTGTCAGGTTTTATTCTGAACTTGTAGCATTAGGCACTAGGTTTTTCTTAATTCAGGAAGCAGGTGCGCTTTGATTTAATTTACTTAACCATTCTTGTTTGTGAAACAATTATTCAGGACTTCCAATAAGCGGAAAATAAGTGAGGGCAGACAGGAAATGCAGAAGCATGAGAAACCAATGGTTGATGTGGCAACGTTTTTGAATACTGATCATAAGCATAAGAAGTCAAAAAGACAGAAGTGAAGATTCTTGAAGACTGATTTGGAGTACGGATGTTGTAATGCCTTGGCGCAGTtgtcaaatacatatttttgtagCTTTATGGATGGAATTTATACCCAATTTTGATTAGCAGGTCTTAGGCTTTTTGTTTCCGTGGGGCAAATTAGATGGAAAATCTTTTTGTTTGTTCAGTAATCAGTTAAAAAAAGCAGCTGGAGAAAAtatgtatttctatttttcatttttgtaatcCTATTCTCCCGACTGTTGGAATTTAGCTGTAGTAGTTGATACTTTTTCCTTGCAAAGATAAAGGTTTCAGGTGGAATTGAAAAATCCTATGTTCATTGGCAAAGTTGGTTT from Diospyros lotus cultivar Yz01 chromosome 8, ASM1463336v1, whole genome shotgun sequence carries:
- the LOC127807651 gene encoding uncharacterized protein LOC127807651; the encoded protein is MEGLKVSDADLTVYVHPSKANKVSQAILRELSSLLFKFNETFDGVVLAYDVNVQSKKAKILPGVHPYFGVKLTAKLLLFHPKPDMLLDGKVVKLGQQSIHVIVLGFSAAVITEEDIREEFKYKVKHGQEVFVSASHKRHKIKVGTILRFLVKSFNEEILHISGSLLPAHTGSVKWLTKNMDEWSHSVRTSNKRKISEGRQEMQKHEKPMVDVATFLNTDHKHKKSKRQK